ACACCGGCGACAAATATGACGGCTACAGCCTGAATCTTGGCGCGCGTTTCAATTGGTAAATGACGGTTCGCCGGACCCGGCGCCCCCGCACCGGGTTCCGCAAACATTCAATGCAACCCGCAACCCTCGCATTTATGAAACGAAACACACCACCCTTTCTTGCGCGTCTGCCGGCCATGCTGGCGCTGGCCTGTGTCCTGCCCCTCGCGCTTCTTGCCCAAGAGAACAACACCGGCGTCATTGAAGGCCGGGTTTCAAGCAGAGCCGATCAGAAATACCTCGTCAACGCCCGCATCACCATAGACGGCACCCATTATCAGGACCTCACCAATGACTATGGCGAATATCGCATTGCCGGCATCCCGGCGGGCGAAGTCACGGTCACGGCGCTCTTTTCCGGCCTGAATCCAAAATCATACAGAATCACCCTCGCGCCGGGCGCGCGCGTGACACAGGATTTCGAGCTGAGCACATCCGAGGTGGACAGCCTGGGTTCGACCGTGCTGCTGGAAAAATTCGAGGTCGTTTCTACCCGCGACACGGCCAACAACATCATCGCGACGAACGAGCAGCGCTTCGCACAGAACATCAAGACGGTGATCGAGACCGATGCGTTTGGCGATGTCACCTCGGGTAATATCGGCGAATTTCTGAAATTCATGCCCGGCGTCGCCGTCGATTATGACAACGCGGACCCAAACTCGGTTTCCGTGCGCGGTTTCGGCTCCGCCTACACGGCCGTGACGACCGATGGTATGTCGATGGCCAACGCCGCGTCGGGCAGCGAGACGCGCACGTTTGAGTTCGACCAGACCTCCATCAACAACGTCTCCCGCATCGAAGTCACCAAGGTGCCGCTCCCTTCCCAGCGCGCGGACTCGCTCGGCGGTCAGGTCAACTTGGTGCCCAAAAACGCCTTCGAGCGCAGAAAGATGTCTTTTAATTTCCGCGCCGCCGCCGGCATCAACAGCGAAAACCTGGATTTCTTCCGAAAAACGCCGGGGCCGCAATATGGCAACACTTACAAGATCAAGCCCAACTTCGACTTTGATCTGACCATCCCGTTCAGCAAAAAATTCGGCATCGTGCTGACCGGGATGCGCACCGAGCAATATAATGAGCAGCACCGCTCGCAAATGGAATGGCAGTTCAACCGGGTGCCCGATGAATTCAGCGGCAGCGACCGGTCCAAGTATGCGAACAACCCCACCATTGTGGAGCTCATCGACAGCCGCAATCTGCGCACGGATCCCTACCTGCGCAACTACAGGATGCAGGACAGCCCCAAGGCACAGATCAAAAACTCGCTCGGACTGCGCGCGGACTGGAAGATCGCGCGCAATCACACCCTGTCAGCATTTTACCAGTTTGGATCCTCGGAGGCACATACCGGCACCCGCGACATCCAATGGGACATGAAGGAATACGTCGTTTACCATCCGACCCTGCGCCCGGACGGCACCATTGATCCAAGCATCCTCCGCCGCTGGGGTTATGATGAGATGTATGGTGGCTACTACACCATGAGCACGACCGGAAACCGCGCCAAGATAAAGCACAACTCGGGCCTCAATGACAAGTATGGCATCACCAACACGCTCAATCTGCGATATCGCTATACGGGAAACAACTGGGAGTTTGACGCGGCGCTGAACGGCTCCTTTGCCCGGAGCTGGGAGCGCGATATGTCCAACGGGCATTTCTCCAATTCCGCGACCGAGCTCGTCGGCGAGGTGGAGCGCCTCCTGATCGGCGGAATCCAGAAACAGGACGCCCCCACGGTCCTGAAAGGCTACCGGATTGACGGCACATTGATAGATGTCTTTGACCTCACCAACTACACTGTCAAAACTGTCACGACCAACCCCAAGGATGCGCGGGATGAATTCAAGACCGGACAATTTAACATAAAACGAAACCTCAACATGTTCCCGTTTTACGCCACGCTGAAATCCGGCGGCGAGATCAGGGAACAATACCGCGAGATTGTGCAGCAGAGGGCGTTTCTAGAATACAACCCTACCGACGGCCGACCCAATCAGGCTATCGATTTTCTCGATGTGCCCTACAGCACCAAGGAGCAGGCGTGGGGCATGCCCCACATGCCCACGCCCTCGCCCTATCTCCTTTACCAAGCGTATCTGGAAGATTTGCAACGGCCGGAGGGATCGCGCTTCTTCACCCTGCCGCCGGGCCGCGAGAAGGACGCCTTGGAGTCAAATTACAGAAACAACGGTTCCTTCAACGAGAAGGTCACCTCCTTCTATGTCCAGCTTGACGCCAAGTTCTTCGACAACCGCCTGTCCATCGCCACCGGATTCCGTTATGAAATGACAGAAGACCGCGGAAAGGGCTCTTACATGCCGAACTACAAGATCCTCGATCCAAACAACCCGGACCGCTACCTCACCGACGAGGAATTGGAGGATGGTGACTATGACGCGCAAATGGTCGATTTCATAAAAAAGAACTGGAAGTTCAACGGCGTGAACACCTACCGGACTTACGGGGACATCTACCCAAGTTTCCACGCAAATTTCAATATCACGGGAAACATGATCGCACGCTTTGCCTATTCGATGACGCTTGGCCGTCCGGACCTCAAGAACATCATGCCGAACAACATCAAATATGAGACCGAAATCGACGAGGAAATGAACGAGCCCTACACCATCGTGAAGTGCAATAACCCGGCGCTGAAACCTTACGAGGCCAACAACTATGATCTATCGCTGGAATATTATCTGCAAAACGGCGGCATGCTCAGCGGCGCGGTCTTCTACAAGTCGATCTCGGGCTTCTTCGGCCAAGAGCGCGTGCAGGGCACGACGGCGATGCTGCGGCAGGTCGGCGCCCCGCCGGGCCTGAACAATCCCATCCTGATCATGCCCATCAACCTCGATGACATGACGACCGTGCAGGGCGCGGAAGTCGCCATGCGCATGCCGCTCAGTTTCATTCCCGGTATCGGCCGATACGTGAATGTTTTCGCGAATGCGACCGTGCTCGACATGCGGGCGAACTATCGCGCCAACTTCGGCGGCTTTATCGAGCAAACAGCCAATTGGGGCATTAATATAATCACGCCCAGGCTGGTGCTTCGCCTCAACTGGAACTACCGGGGGCGCCAGAAAACCGACGCGCAGGAGGGCACCGCGTATCAGGACGAGGACTCGCTCGATTTCCAAGGTTACTATGAATACGTGGCTCCCCGCCTGATGGTGGACATGAACCTGGAATACAAGCTCAACAAACGCATCAACTTCTTCATGAACGCGCGCAACCTCACCAACGAGCGCTTGGTGCTGGAGCGTTACAACGATCTCTCACCCGACTACGCCAAAACCTATCGGGCAATGGAATACGGAGTCCAGATCACCGCCGGCATAAAAGGCTCGTTTTAACCTGCCCTTATTCGCTGGAAGAACTTTCCCGGCTAAAAATACGCCTGGCCCAGCAATGGCGGCCATAAAACGCGCAAGGTGTAATGCCATTTATGAAAAGACATCATCCTTCGCCGACCTCAAGAAGCACAGCCTGCGCTGCGTGTCTTGCCGTCGCCATGTTTATTCTGTTTTCATTTCGCGCCAGTGCCGCGCAGGATGCCGGCTGGGTGCTCAACCCGTCCGACCTCGAAATGTTCATCCTGTCCGCCAAGGACGAGCAGGGCGGGCATAACATCCACCCCACCGCCGACGGCGGCTGCATCGTCGCCGCCTGCGTTTCCAATCCCGGCAGGGGTCGCGACCTCGGCGTCTATAAATTCACTGCAGGCCTGAAGCCCGATCTGGCCTTCGGCGACAACGGCCTCTGGACCGCCGGCTCCACCGGCGTGGATCAGGCCATTGATGCCATCGAGGTTATAGGTCCCAATGGCCAGCCCGACGGATACCTCGTCGCCGGCTATGTTTCCGCAGGAGATGGTGACTTTGCAAATTGTGGCTACCATCCCTCCTCGCCCGATGCGAAACAGGGCACGACCGGCGATATTGTTCTCGTCCGTCTCACCCGCGATGGAAAACTCGATGCCTCCTTCGGCCACAGCGGCATGCGCTGCTATGGCGGCTCCGACAATGATACCATCATCTACCATCCGTCGAATTATTCCGAGCCCGGCAACAAACTCCTTCAGACTACGAACGGTTTCCTCCTCGCCGGTATCACGCGCTCCCGCGACGGAGACCTCCAAGACATCAAGACCGTCGGTTACACGCGCTCCTACGATACATGGATTTTCAAGGTCGATGCGCGCGGCGAATTTGCCCGCGATTTTGCCGACAAGGGCTCCCTGCGCGTCGGCACCAAGCCCGGTGAGCACATCGGCAAACGCCCCGCCAACGAATACCCTTGGTCCATCAAAGCCGACCCTGCCGGCGGCTTCATTGCCTCCGGCTACCACTTCGGCGCCTGCTTCCCTTATGGCCAAAAGGACGGCGCGCTCATCCCCTCGCCCGGCAACGCCGCCCTCACCACCGCCGCCGAAAACGCCAGCGGCGATGTCAACGACGCCAGCATGGACGGCTGGCTTTTCCGCGCCAACGACAAGGGCCGCTTGCGCGATGACTGGGCCGGGCACGGTCTCATCTTCATCGGCGGCACCCGCCAGGAAAAAATGTATGACCACATTGTCACGCCCGATGGCGGCTATGTTGTCAGCGGGCGCACCTCCTCCTCCGATCTCGCGTTC
This genomic stretch from Termitidicoccus mucosus harbors:
- a CDS encoding TonB-dependent receptor, encoding MKRNTPPFLARLPAMLALACVLPLALLAQENNTGVIEGRVSSRADQKYLVNARITIDGTHYQDLTNDYGEYRIAGIPAGEVTVTALFSGLNPKSYRITLAPGARVTQDFELSTSEVDSLGSTVLLEKFEVVSTRDTANNIIATNEQRFAQNIKTVIETDAFGDVTSGNIGEFLKFMPGVAVDYDNADPNSVSVRGFGSAYTAVTTDGMSMANAASGSETRTFEFDQTSINNVSRIEVTKVPLPSQRADSLGGQVNLVPKNAFERRKMSFNFRAAAGINSENLDFFRKTPGPQYGNTYKIKPNFDFDLTIPFSKKFGIVLTGMRTEQYNEQHRSQMEWQFNRVPDEFSGSDRSKYANNPTIVELIDSRNLRTDPYLRNYRMQDSPKAQIKNSLGLRADWKIARNHTLSAFYQFGSSEAHTGTRDIQWDMKEYVVYHPTLRPDGTIDPSILRRWGYDEMYGGYYTMSTTGNRAKIKHNSGLNDKYGITNTLNLRYRYTGNNWEFDAALNGSFARSWERDMSNGHFSNSATELVGEVERLLIGGIQKQDAPTVLKGYRIDGTLIDVFDLTNYTVKTVTTNPKDARDEFKTGQFNIKRNLNMFPFYATLKSGGEIREQYREIVQQRAFLEYNPTDGRPNQAIDFLDVPYSTKEQAWGMPHMPTPSPYLLYQAYLEDLQRPEGSRFFTLPPGREKDALESNYRNNGSFNEKVTSFYVQLDAKFFDNRLSIATGFRYEMTEDRGKGSYMPNYKILDPNNPDRYLTDEELEDGDYDAQMVDFIKKNWKFNGVNTYRTYGDIYPSFHANFNITGNMIARFAYSMTLGRPDLKNIMPNNIKYETEIDEEMNEPYTIVKCNNPALKPYEANNYDLSLEYYLQNGGMLSGAVFYKSISGFFGQERVQGTTAMLRQVGAPPGLNNPILIMPINLDDMTTVQGAEVAMRMPLSFIPGIGRYVNVFANATVLDMRANYRANFGGFIEQTANWGINIITPRLVLRLNWNYRGRQKTDAQEGTAYQDEDSLDFQGYYEYVAPRLMVDMNLEYKLNKRINFFMNARNLTNERLVLERYNDLSPDYAKTYRAMEYGVQITAGIKGSF